In Isosphaera pallida ATCC 43644, the sequence TGCGCCATGTGAGTTTGGATGATTTGAAGCGTCACGCTAAGTCGCCGTCGTCCGATCCGCCCCGTTGAGGTCGGGGAGGGGGAGACGGTGGCACCGCGCCGTTGCCACGACGACGAACCGCCGAGGTGGCCTCTCGGGACTTGCCGGCTGGGGGTCGATCCGGCCACAATGGCCTCGCGTTGCCTTCGTTTCCGGCCTACTGAGCTTGTGCGCGATGTCCACCACCAACGAATCGGCCTCGATCCCCGACCATGTCAACCCACTGCGATCCCACCTGCCGATTGCCCGCGTCCCCGACCCCTGCGCGATCGTCTTGTTCGGCGCGACCGGCGACCTGACGGCGCGCAAACTGATCCCTTCGCTGCATGCCGCGGCCCTCGCCAGCGAATTGCCCGCCGATTTCGTGATCGTGGGCGTCGGACGACGGGATTGGACCGACGAGGTCTTCCGCGCCAAGCTACGCGAGGCAATGCCCAATGCCGAGGGCTGGGAGGAGTTCGCGCGTCGATTGGTGTATCATCGTAGCGATTTCAATGATGACTATGGTTTGGAAAGCCTTAAAGATCGTCTTGACCAACTCGACGCCACCTACGGTACGCAGGGCAACCGTCTGTTTTATCTGGCAGTTGACCCTCAGTTTTTTGAACCCCTGGTCAAACAGCTTGGCCGGGCCGGCTTAATCGCCGATCCATTCGCGGAGTCCGGTCCGTGGACGCGGGTGATCATCGAAAAACCGTTCGGTCACGACCTGGCGTCGTCACAGAGGCTGGACCGTGAACTGCAACATACGTTGGACGAGTCACAAATCTACCGAATTGATCACTACCTGGGCAAAGAGACGGTTCAGAATATCATGGCGTTGCGATTCGGCAACGCGATCTTTGAGCCGATCTGGAACTCGCGGCACATCCGCTCGGTGCAAATCACCGTGGCCGAGGACCTGGGAATGCCGGGACGCCGTGGAGCCTACTACGACAACGCCGGCGCGATCCGGGACATGGTTCAAAACCACATGATGCAGTTGCTCTCCCTGGTGGCGATGGAGCCGCCCATCGACCTGTCGGCCGACGCGGTGCGCAACGAGAAAGTCAAAATTATTCAAGCCCTGCCGCGTTGGAGCGAGCAGGAGATCAAACGCTTCGTAGTTCGCGGCCAGTACGGACCAGGATCCTCGCACGGGGAACAGGTCAAAGGATTTGTCGAGGAAGAGGGAGTCAATCCCTCCTCCCGGACTGAAACCTACGTGGCGATGCGTTTGACTCTCAACACCTG encodes:
- the zwf gene encoding glucose-6-phosphate dehydrogenase, which translates into the protein MSTTNESASIPDHVNPLRSHLPIARVPDPCAIVLFGATGDLTARKLIPSLHAAALASELPADFVIVGVGRRDWTDEVFRAKLREAMPNAEGWEEFARRLVYHRSDFNDDYGLESLKDRLDQLDATYGTQGNRLFYLAVDPQFFEPLVKQLGRAGLIADPFAESGPWTRVIIEKPFGHDLASSQRLDRELQHTLDESQIYRIDHYLGKETVQNIMALRFGNAIFEPIWNSRHIRSVQITVAEDLGMPGRRGAYYDNAGAIRDMVQNHMMQLLSLVAMEPPIDLSADAVRNEKVKIIQALPRWSEQEIKRFVVRGQYGPGSSHGEQVKGFVEEEGVNPSSRTETYVAMRLTLNTWRWAGVPFYLRTGKRLPKTTTEVAIQFKEPNIPLFEPDRETDHPRSANQLVLRIQPNEGASLSLQAKVPGSRRRLREVRMDFRYGTFFTSAPAAYQRLLIDAMLGDATLYTRRDEVEYAWKFVDAIVHAWDAENRSGRAITTYPAGTWGPSQADELLAADGAVWRRP